In Candidatus Terasakiella magnetica, the following are encoded in one genomic region:
- a CDS encoding O-antigen ligase family protein: MNQSLPSKFFIGMTVCYGLALPSLVLGPVAIGVALFLSLLCFILSSERNLVWHDFVRILQRKAVYVGVGIWLLWLPSVVFSLKPGLSFEAWLRVGLFAFLCGLLGFACSYRKELTLKTFQVSITFFLAIALFSVIFVPEFLMFLRLKGWYFTNVADVLKPAGNALILSVPLSVLAVLYLKTTKWRFLCIINVLLPFAFAFMIHSRATLAGGVLMVLAAFFIILLPIFWRRKPLFIFASLALIISAFPIYDYLEERADHYMPFEKKLAYAPLWIVDLHRQFIWRFSAEKIMQSPWVGYGVNASNYMPEAKNGLAHYLPEGEEPTSFTKSQILPGHPHNWMVEIALDTGLIGFLPLLGALLYALYIASRRYWRTKEAPYLAFISVNAGFWAIGLFNVSFWSSWWQLSFLCLICFCLGMVASQKENA, translated from the coding sequence GTGAATCAATCCCTTCCTTCTAAGTTTTTTATTGGCATGACAGTTTGTTATGGGTTGGCATTGCCCTCTTTAGTGTTGGGGCCAGTGGCGATTGGGGTGGCGTTATTTTTGTCTTTGCTGTGTTTTATTTTATCCTCAGAACGTAACCTCGTTTGGCATGACTTTGTCAGAATACTGCAAAGAAAAGCGGTGTATGTTGGGGTTGGAATCTGGCTTTTATGGTTACCCAGTGTTGTGTTTTCACTAAAGCCGGGCCTTTCTTTTGAAGCTTGGCTACGTGTGGGTCTTTTTGCTTTTTTATGTGGTTTGCTTGGTTTTGCTTGTTCTTATCGCAAAGAACTCACGCTAAAAACATTTCAGGTTTCCATCACATTTTTTCTCGCCATTGCACTATTTTCAGTCATTTTTGTTCCAGAATTTTTAATGTTTCTCAGACTGAAGGGATGGTATTTTACGAATGTGGCGGATGTTTTAAAGCCTGCTGGTAATGCATTGATTCTCAGTGTGCCTCTTAGTGTCTTGGCAGTTCTTTATTTAAAGACGACTAAATGGCGTTTTTTATGCATCATTAATGTGCTTTTGCCTTTTGCCTTTGCTTTTATGATCCACTCAAGGGCGACTTTAGCCGGTGGTGTGTTGATGGTGCTGGCAGCCTTTTTCATTATTCTTTTACCGATTTTTTGGCGCCGTAAACCTCTCTTTATCTTTGCCAGTCTTGCTCTGATAATCTCCGCATTTCCTATTTATGATTATCTTGAGGAACGCGCAGATCATTATATGCCATTTGAAAAGAAACTGGCATATGCTCCGTTATGGATTGTTGATTTACATCGCCAGTTTATATGGCGTTTTTCTGCAGAAAAAATTATGCAATCGCCTTGGGTTGGATATGGGGTAAATGCATCAAATTACATGCCGGAAGCCAAGAACGGCTTAGCCCATTACTTGCCAGAAGGTGAGGAACCGACATCTTTTACCAAATCACAAATTTTACCGGGGCATCCGCATAACTGGATGGTGGAAATCGCATTAGATACGGGGCTTATTGGGTTTTTGCCGTTATTAGGTGCCCTTTTATATGCATTGTATATTGCAAGTAGAAGATATTGGCGGACAAAAGAGGCACCATATCTGGCTTTTATATCAGTAAATGCAGGGTTTTGGGCAATTGGACTGTTTAATGTTTCTTTTTGGTCAAGTTGGTGGCAGCTTTCATTTTTATGTCTGATTTGCTTTTGTCTGGGGATGGTGGCTTCTCAGAAAGAAAACGCCTGA
- a CDS encoding HAD-IIIC family phosphatase translates to MTQDLFLDLQWLPQPPATFKNDLKALAESSCKGADLRFLASHCLTLMQLEKLAKTCEKLKVSDAKADLKPLESITLGIVSNSTISFFSPAIVASGLRYGFDINVVEAPYGQLMQTALTGCSAFDEVKPDFILLALDANALPLNMDDLEFGVSSDQIEKCENYISHLINGFSTRYGVSCIVQTLAHTPLNIFGSLDRLVFNTHRQMTNALNEFICTQVAASDHHLLDVASLSETVGLSKWYDAMMYNIAKVPFSQSCLPLYAEHLCRVIAAKRGKTRRAIVLDLDNTMWGGIIGDDGMSGIKIGQGDPVAEAHWNLQNYVFNLRKRGIVLTVSSKNTDEIAREPFRDHPDMKIREEHIAVFQANWEDKATNIRAISETLDLGLESFVFLDDNPMERGFVRKALPQVAVPELPADASNYVLTLSAAGYFEAIHYSTEDKMRVEDYQNNARRAELKNKAGDIDEYLNSLEMKAQFKAFDEHGLKRTVQLISKSNQFNLTTRRHGETAVRQFMASPDYVTFQVRLQDSFADNGMISVIIAKDMGTYLEIDTWIMSCRVLGRKLEQLAFEQLVKVARERGLKEIKGVYIPTQRNAIVSDHYLNLGFVMDNETDDGLREYSFKVAEYIQPEIPIVIEK, encoded by the coding sequence ATGACACAGGATCTATTTCTGGATTTACAATGGTTGCCTCAACCACCTGCAACTTTCAAGAATGATCTAAAAGCTCTTGCTGAAAGTTCTTGTAAGGGCGCAGATTTGCGTTTTTTGGCTTCTCATTGTTTAACATTGATGCAACTGGAAAAATTAGCAAAGACATGCGAGAAATTGAAAGTCTCAGATGCAAAGGCTGATTTGAAGCCTTTAGAAAGCATTACATTGGGTATTGTTTCCAATTCGACAATTTCTTTTTTCAGTCCGGCGATTGTTGCTTCTGGTTTACGTTATGGTTTTGATATTAATGTAGTAGAGGCTCCTTATGGACAGCTAATGCAAACGGCTCTGACAGGGTGTTCAGCATTCGATGAGGTAAAGCCAGATTTTATTTTACTTGCTTTGGATGCAAATGCTCTGCCCTTGAATATGGATGATTTGGAGTTTGGTGTATCTTCGGATCAAATTGAGAAATGTGAGAATTATATTTCTCATTTGATTAATGGCTTTTCAACACGGTATGGCGTGTCGTGTATTGTACAGACTTTGGCACATACACCATTAAATATTTTTGGTAGTTTAGACCGTCTTGTTTTTAATACACATCGTCAGATGACGAATGCTTTAAATGAGTTTATTTGTACTCAAGTTGCGGCGTCTGATCATCATTTATTGGATGTTGCGAGCCTCAGTGAAACGGTTGGCCTTTCAAAATGGTATGATGCGATGATGTATAACATTGCAAAAGTGCCTTTTTCTCAATCATGTCTTCCTTTATATGCAGAACATTTATGTCGTGTCATTGCTGCAAAAAGAGGAAAAACGCGCCGTGCAATCGTTTTGGACCTTGATAACACCATGTGGGGTGGCATTATTGGTGACGATGGTATGTCCGGTATTAAAATTGGGCAGGGGGATCCTGTTGCTGAAGCGCATTGGAATTTGCAAAATTATGTTTTTAATTTACGCAAACGCGGTATTGTTCTAACAGTTTCTTCTAAAAACACTGATGAAATTGCACGCGAACCGTTTCGTGATCATCCCGATATGAAGATCCGTGAGGAGCATATTGCTGTTTTTCAAGCAAATTGGGAAGATAAAGCAACGAACATTCGGGCCATCTCAGAAACATTAGATTTGGGTTTGGAATCATTTGTTTTTCTCGATGATAATCCCATGGAGCGCGGTTTTGTCCGTAAAGCTTTGCCACAGGTCGCAGTACCTGAATTACCAGCGGACGCATCAAACTATGTTCTGACATTGTCTGCAGCTGGTTATTTCGAAGCTATTCATTATTCGACTGAAGATAAAATGCGTGTGGAGGATTATCAAAATAATGCCCGAAGAGCTGAACTGAAAAATAAAGCAGGGGATATTGATGAATACTTGAACTCATTGGAAATGAAAGCACAGTTTAAGGCTTTTGATGAGCACGGGCTTAAGCGTACTGTTCAGCTTATTTCAAAGTCAAATCAGTTTAATTTGACGACGAGACGTCATGGTGAAACTGCTGTGCGTCAGTTTATGGCAAGCCCCGATTATGTAACATTCCAAGTTCGTTTACAGGATTCTTTTGCAGATAATGGTATGATTAGCGTTATTATTGCGAAAGATATGGGCACTTATCTGGAAATTGATACGTGGATTATGAGTTGTCGAGTTTTGGGCAGAAAACTTGAACAATTAGCTTTTGAACAACTTGTTAAAGTTGCTCGTGAGCGTGGTTTAAAGGAAATAAAAGGTGTTTATATTCCAACGCAACGAAATGCTATTGTTTCAGACCATTATTTGAATCTTGGTTTTGTCATGGATAATGAAACAGACGATGGTTTAAGGGAATATTCCTTTAAGGTTGCTGAATATATCCAGCCTGAAATTCCAATTGTGATTGAAAAATAG
- a CDS encoding MBOAT family O-acyltransferase, with amino-acid sequence MNINFAFDLNIPHSDIFLPLAISFFTFQQIAFLIDIYNGEIKKLNLLNYCVFVSFFPQLIAGPIVHHKEMMPQFEDEYKKHFHLENFLIGLSIFFIGLFKKVVIADNVAEFSTPVFTASANGEIITFYEAWLASLAYTFQLYYDFSGYSDMAIGLGRMFNIRLPLNFNSPLKATSIIDFWRTWHMTLSRFIRDYVYTPMSIPLVRYAVINRYSKKGVFLTSTALPTIIAFVAVGLWHGAGWAFIIFGFMHGFYLVINHAWRELKPKKMQLTKSMSLVTRYAARLLTFFAVLISLVLFRAEEVTPALNMLSSMFGLNGLTFPAFSSTANGSLAHLLNQDFGIEFVQERFIDSGLRIATLLILGLFALTWGFPNTYQIMHKFEQRKEIQAHSLSFLQWNFNRITAIYMAAVASYALLQIGKNSEFLYFNF; translated from the coding sequence ATGAATATTAATTTTGCGTTCGACCTAAATATCCCACACTCCGATATTTTTCTTCCTTTAGCAATTTCATTTTTCACCTTTCAACAAATTGCTTTTCTAATTGATATCTATAATGGCGAAATAAAAAAACTTAACCTGCTAAACTACTGTGTATTTGTTTCTTTCTTCCCGCAATTAATTGCAGGCCCAATCGTCCACCATAAAGAGATGATGCCGCAATTCGAGGATGAATATAAAAAACATTTCCATTTAGAGAACTTTCTTATCGGCTTAAGCATCTTTTTTATCGGCCTATTTAAAAAAGTTGTCATTGCAGACAATGTTGCAGAATTCTCAACGCCTGTATTCACAGCTTCTGCTAATGGTGAAATCATCACCTTTTATGAAGCATGGCTTGCAAGCCTCGCATATACATTTCAGTTATATTACGATTTCTCTGGCTATTCCGACATGGCAATCGGCTTAGGCCGCATGTTCAATATTCGCTTACCGTTGAATTTTAATTCACCATTAAAAGCAACAAGTATCATCGATTTCTGGAGAACCTGGCATATGACACTGTCACGTTTTATCAGAGATTATGTTTACACTCCTATGAGCATCCCATTAGTCAGATATGCAGTTATAAACAGATACAGCAAAAAAGGGGTTTTCCTTACCTCAACTGCATTACCCACAATCATTGCTTTTGTTGCAGTCGGGTTATGGCATGGCGCGGGCTGGGCCTTCATCATTTTTGGTTTCATGCATGGCTTCTATCTCGTCATTAATCATGCGTGGCGTGAATTAAAACCGAAAAAAATGCAACTAACCAAAAGTATGTCACTTGTTACGCGTTATGCCGCGCGTTTGCTGACATTTTTTGCCGTTCTTATTAGCTTGGTTTTATTTAGAGCAGAAGAAGTTACCCCTGCATTAAACATGTTAAGCAGTATGTTTGGACTAAATGGTCTGACTTTCCCTGCATTCAGTAGTACTGCAAATGGCTCTCTTGCTCATTTACTCAATCAAGACTTTGGCATTGAATTTGTGCAAGAGCGCTTTATTGACTCCGGTTTAAGAATTGCAACTCTCTTGATATTGGGTCTATTTGCGCTTACGTGGGGTTTCCCCAATACATATCAAATCATGCATAAATTTGAACAAAGAAAAGAAATCCAAGCTCATTCCCTCAGCTTCTTACAGTGGAATTTCAACCGAATAACTGCAATTTATATGGCAGCTGTCGCATCTTATGCACTCTTACAAATTGGTAAAAATTCAGAGTTTCTGTATTTTAATTTTTAG
- a CDS encoding SDR family NAD(P)-dependent oxidoreductase codes for MKAEYIFTSEKVRKFAALSGDFNPVHVDSVGARRTIFQHSIVHGIYILLSGLDVLAEHSNTFRKVSRTKATFHKAARVGETVYYDIQQLNESKCKIIAFDKLQNKAATINLFFELSAEEHNQNIADKLYEKDIPVEVQPQEYTTLKGEVDLLLDEKTLSEIAPNACQFFSNQYLAQIFGTTQVVGMQCPGLHSIYSKIDLLFDDEEPIGQKLALKYGVKAFYDAMNLVEIGVSSVGMKGNLTTFVRPAPVEQKAYIDVKKAIPNDLFVNQKAMVIGGSRGLGEVVSKMLAAGGAEVNLSYHMGQDDAERVHSDISKSGKEHTVFSWDIMNSDQNLSDYGQITHLYYFASPPVMNTSALVFDTELFEHLCRAYIDGLINVLEHISYVGEFTLKVMSPSSVFVEDPPQKLGEYASAKAAMEVAVKSLKDKYPKVAFFTPRLPKMGTDLSASLSGEDETYSDPLEVLFPILSEMK; via the coding sequence ATGAAAGCGGAATATATTTTTACGAGCGAAAAAGTAAGAAAATTCGCGGCTTTAAGTGGGGACTTTAATCCAGTTCATGTGGATAGTGTTGGTGCAAGAAGAACAATTTTTCAACATTCAATTGTTCATGGCATTTATATTCTATTAAGTGGCCTTGATGTGTTAGCCGAACATAGTAACACCTTTAGAAAAGTTTCTCGTACAAAGGCAACGTTTCATAAAGCTGCAAGAGTAGGTGAGACAGTTTATTATGATATTCAGCAACTTAATGAGAGTAAATGTAAAATTATTGCTTTTGATAAATTACAAAATAAAGCAGCTACAATAAATTTATTTTTTGAGTTATCTGCTGAAGAACACAATCAGAATATAGCTGATAAATTATATGAAAAAGATATTCCTGTTGAAGTTCAACCACAGGAATATACCACCCTTAAGGGGGAAGTTGATTTGTTATTGGATGAAAAAACGTTAAGTGAAATTGCGCCAAATGCATGTCAATTTTTTAGTAATCAGTATTTAGCCCAGATATTTGGTACGACCCAAGTCGTTGGTATGCAGTGTCCTGGATTACATTCCATTTATTCAAAGATTGATCTTTTATTTGATGATGAAGAGCCTATAGGGCAGAAACTGGCATTAAAATATGGAGTTAAGGCTTTTTATGATGCGATGAATTTAGTGGAGATTGGTGTTTCATCTGTCGGAATGAAAGGGAATTTAACAACCTTTGTTCGACCTGCTCCCGTTGAGCAGAAGGCTTATATAGATGTTAAGAAAGCAATACCAAATGATCTTTTTGTGAACCAGAAAGCAATGGTGATTGGGGGCTCACGCGGGCTTGGTGAGGTTGTTTCAAAAATGTTGGCGGCAGGTGGCGCTGAAGTTAACTTATCGTATCATATGGGGCAGGATGATGCAGAAAGAGTTCACAGTGATATTTCCAAAAGTGGCAAAGAACATACAGTTTTCTCATGGGATATTATGAATTCTGATCAGAATTTATCTGATTATGGACAAATTACCCATCTCTATTATTTTGCATCACCTCCGGTAATGAATACGTCTGCTCTTGTATTTGATACAGAGTTATTTGAACATTTATGTCGTGCATATATCGATGGATTAATTAATGTGTTGGAACATATTTCTTATGTGGGGGAATTCACGTTAAAGGTAATGAGTCCATCCAGTGTTTTTGTTGAAGACCCACCGCAAAAGCTTGGTGAATACGCATCGGCAAAAGCTGCTATGGAAGTTGCGGTGAAGTCTTTAAAAGATAAGTATCCAAAAGTGGCGTTTTTTACACCGCGATTACCAAAAATGGGAACAGACCTTTCAGCTTCGTTAAGTGGAGAAGACGAAACATATAGCGATCCGCTGGAAGTACTCTTTCCAATTCTATCTGAGATGAAATGA
- a CDS encoding class I SAM-dependent methyltransferase, with protein MELDEAKEISGSTQMLIESLLADWPEHRAFLEKSFKSHPDEHIEILSQLATDIALLCENNPKELIEGYRWMCDSFTTEELYFRREGSYRCKTVAQAIEETYSNNQIMKWYMDGLLLSQLMWSNHAHAYIWFLENFITLLPNNYNYLEIGCGHGLYITQAARDPKSKSLTGWDISEKSIEKTRNSLEVFNAIENVTLQQRDIFADNTDGNYDALVLSEILEHLEDPKAALKKLHNQLSTNGHLFVNVPLNSPAPDHIYLIRTIEEAVELVNECGYKVLKSEGFPMTGYSLKRAQKADATITCVIVAQKI; from the coding sequence ATGGAATTAGACGAAGCAAAAGAAATTTCGGGCAGTACACAAATGCTCATCGAGAGTCTTTTAGCAGATTGGCCAGAACATCGTGCTTTTTTAGAGAAAAGCTTCAAATCACATCCCGACGAGCATATTGAAATATTATCACAATTAGCGACAGATATTGCCTTACTCTGTGAAAACAATCCAAAGGAACTCATCGAAGGTTATCGATGGATGTGCGATAGCTTCACCACAGAAGAGCTTTATTTCCGTAGAGAAGGAAGCTATCGCTGTAAAACGGTTGCGCAAGCTATAGAGGAAACATATAGCAATAATCAAATTATGAAATGGTATATGGATGGATTATTGCTCTCCCAATTAATGTGGAGTAATCATGCACATGCATATATATGGTTTCTTGAGAATTTCATCACTCTTCTACCTAATAATTATAACTATCTGGAAATTGGCTGCGGTCACGGCTTATACATTACCCAAGCAGCGCGAGATCCAAAGTCAAAATCTCTAACTGGCTGGGATATAAGTGAAAAAAGCATTGAAAAAACTCGTAATTCACTTGAAGTTTTCAATGCAATAGAAAATGTCACGTTACAACAAAGAGATATTTTTGCTGATAACACCGATGGTAACTATGATGCACTTGTCTTAAGTGAAATTCTTGAACACTTAGAAGACCCAAAAGCTGCTCTTAAAAAGCTTCATAATCAATTATCAACCAACGGTCATCTTTTTGTAAATGTCCCCTTAAATAGTCCTGCGCCTGACCACATCTATCTCATCCGTACAATCGAAGAAGCTGTCGAATTGGTTAATGAGTGTGGATATAAAGTTTTGAAATCCGAAGGTTTCCCCATGACAGGATACAGCTTGAAACGTGCACAAAAAGCAGATGCAACAATTACCTGTGTAATCGTTGCACAAAAAATATAG
- a CDS encoding acyl carrier protein, translating into MKLEEVIEKMTPIFQDILDIDDLILTPELSADEIEEWDSLSHIRLIVAHEVEFKVKFTTNEVNELDNVGQLAELIISKA; encoded by the coding sequence ATGAAACTTGAAGAAGTTATCGAAAAAATGACACCAATTTTCCAAGATATTCTGGATATTGATGATCTAATTCTTACCCCAGAATTAAGTGCCGATGAAATTGAAGAATGGGATAGCCTTTCACATATTCGCCTTATCGTTGCTCACGAAGTTGAATTCAAAGTTAAATTCACGACCAATGAAGTCAATGAGCTAGATAATGTCGGCCAGCTTGCTGAACTCATCATTTCAAAAGCCTAG
- a CDS encoding SxtJ family membrane protein — MQTEHQEHHEIEGSSDRSFGLTVGGILALIEAYRLFSSGTIDTIGIVLLSIATPLMVLGLIYPSVLAPLNRAWMKLGLVMFKIVNPIIMFAVYIITIVPIGLILKMVGKDPLNLKLDKSATSYWIERDPAGPKPESMKNQF; from the coding sequence ATGCAAACCGAACATCAGGAACATCACGAGATTGAAGGCTCCTCAGACCGTAGTTTTGGTCTGACGGTTGGCGGGATTTTAGCGCTGATTGAAGCCTATCGTCTCTTTTCCAGCGGCACTATTGATACGATTGGTATTGTCCTTCTCTCTATCGCAACCCCTTTAATGGTTCTTGGCCTTATCTATCCTTCAGTTTTAGCCCCTCTGAACAGGGCTTGGATGAAACTGGGTTTGGTTATGTTCAAGATAGTCAACCCGATCATCATGTTTGCGGTTTATATCATTACCATTGTCCCCATTGGGCTGATCTTGAAAATGGTTGGTAAAGACCCGCTTAACCTTAAGCTGGATAAATCCGCGACATCCTATTGGATTGAGCGCGACCCCGCTGGCCCTAAACCTGAATCTATGAAAAATCAATTCTAA
- a CDS encoding DUF5989 family protein: protein MSFIIELWAFMKERKKFWLLPIILVMVLFGGLLVLAQGSAVAPFIYTLF from the coding sequence ATGTCATTTATCATCGAACTTTGGGCGTTCATGAAAGAACGCAAAAAATTCTGGCTTCTGCCAATCATCCTCGTGATGGTTCTCTTTGGTGGCCTTCTTGTTCTGGCGCAAGGTTCTGCCGTTGCCCCGTTCATCTATACCTTATTCTAG
- a CDS encoding carbamoyltransferase family protein yields the protein MRILGISAFYHDSAAALIEDGVIIAAAQEERFTRKKHDAGFPAEAVQYCLSEAGVDMKDVDYVAFYDKPFLKFERLLETYLSFAPSGFRSFKTAIPVWLKEKLFQKDLLRKEFKKYDPDFDWMNKLLFAEHHQSHAASAFYPSPFEEAVILTMDGVGEWATTSVAIGRGNKMEMVKEIHFPHSLGLLYSAFTYYTGFRVNSGEYKVMGLAPYGEPKYKDLIMDNIIDVKDDGSFRLDMSYFNYCTGLTMTNQKFADLFGKPVRGRDGEDLEQFHMDIAASVQAVTEEVVLRLTRSLREEYGIENLCLAGGVALNCVANGKILRDGAFKNIWVQPAAGDAGGALGAALAAHYHHKGAERVADTGKDFMRGSYLGPVFEQSDIEERLKKAGAVFETLSDDETIQKTADAMASERAIGWMQGRMEFGPRALGGRSIIADPRSPKMQKILNLKVKYRESFRPFAPSVLREDVGEWFDHDQDSPYMLMVADVHKNKQKEMSDDEKALFGIEKLNVPRSEIPAITHVDYSARIQTIHTDTNPRFHAVVSAFKERTGCPVSVNTSFNVRGEPIVCTPEDAFRCFMGTELDNLVVGNCFLKKEDQDEKLALDYKNAFELD from the coding sequence ATGAGAATTCTCGGTATCTCTGCTTTTTATCACGATAGTGCCGCTGCCCTTATTGAAGACGGCGTCATTATTGCTGCCGCTCAAGAAGAACGCTTTACCCGCAAAAAACACGATGCCGGTTTTCCTGCTGAGGCCGTCCAATATTGTCTAAGCGAAGCTGGTGTCGACATGAAAGACGTCGATTATGTGGCTTTCTATGACAAACCGTTTCTAAAATTCGAGCGCCTGCTTGAAACCTATCTGTCTTTTGCCCCGTCCGGTTTTCGCTCATTTAAAACAGCTATTCCGGTTTGGCTCAAAGAAAAGCTCTTCCAAAAAGATCTCCTGCGCAAAGAGTTTAAAAAATACGACCCTGACTTTGATTGGATGAATAAACTGCTTTTTGCAGAACACCATCAAAGCCATGCTGCCAGCGCTTTTTATCCAAGCCCCTTTGAAGAAGCCGTGATCCTCACCATGGATGGGGTTGGTGAATGGGCCACAACCTCGGTTGCCATTGGTCGGGGCAACAAGATGGAGATGGTCAAAGAAATCCATTTCCCCCATTCTCTTGGTCTACTCTATTCCGCCTTTACTTATTATACGGGTTTTCGGGTTAATTCCGGTGAATATAAGGTCATGGGTCTCGCCCCTTATGGGGAGCCAAAATATAAAGACCTGATCATGGATAATATCATCGATGTGAAAGACGATGGATCTTTTCGCCTTGATATGTCCTATTTCAACTATTGTACCGGTTTGACAATGACCAATCAGAAGTTTGCTGATTTGTTTGGCAAACCTGTGCGGGGTCGCGACGGTGAAGACCTTGAACAATTTCATATGGATATTGCCGCTTCCGTTCAAGCCGTCACCGAAGAAGTGGTGTTGCGCCTGACACGGTCTTTGCGCGAAGAATATGGTATCGAAAACCTCTGTCTGGCCGGTGGTGTGGCGCTTAACTGTGTGGCCAATGGTAAAATCCTGCGCGATGGCGCCTTTAAAAACATCTGGGTTCAACCTGCTGCAGGTGATGCAGGTGGCGCCTTGGGGGCTGCTTTAGCCGCACATTATCATCATAAAGGGGCTGAGCGGGTTGCTGATACGGGCAAAGACTTCATGCGCGGCTCTTACCTCGGCCCTGTGTTTGAACAAAGTGATATTGAAGAGCGTCTGAAAAAAGCCGGCGCGGTGTTTGAAACCCTTTCCGATGACGAAACGATCCAGAAAACCGCGGATGCTATGGCGTCTGAGCGCGCGATCGGCTGGATGCAAGGCCGCATGGAATTTGGCCCACGCGCCCTTGGGGGACGTTCCATCATTGCAGACCCGCGTTCGCCAAAAATGCAGAAGATTTTGAACCTGAAGGTAAAATATCGCGAGTCTTTCCGCCCCTTTGCCCCCTCAGTCTTGCGCGAAGATGTGGGAGAATGGTTTGATCACGACCAAGACAGCCCTTACATGTTGATGGTGGCAGACGTTCATAAAAACAAACAAAAAGAAATGAGCGATGATGAAAAGGCCCTATTTGGCATTGAAAAGCTGAATGTGCCCAGATCGGAAATTCCAGCCATTACCCATGTTGATTATTCAGCCCGTATCCAAACCATCCATACGGACACCAACCCGCGCTTTCATGCGGTTGTCTCTGCCTTTAAAGAGCGCACGGGCTGCCCGGTTTCAGTGAACACCAGCTTTAACGTACGTGGCGAGCCGATCGTCTGCACCCCTGAAGATGCATTTCGTTGCTTTATGGGAACGGAGCTTGATAACCTTGTCGTCGGTAACTGCTTCTTGAAAAAAGAAGATCAGGACGAAAAACTGGCACTTGATTATAAAAATGCCTTTGAACTGGATTAA
- the fcl gene encoding GDP-L-fucose synthase, translating into MFSLKNKKVWIAGHKGMVGSALVRRLEKEECDILTVERSEVDLTNQAQVYSWMEKNKPDLVFLAAAKVGGIHANSTYPASFIYENLMIECNIIHSAYQVGVEKLVFLGSSCIYPTKAPQPMAESALLTGPFEPTNEWYAMAKTAGIKLCQAYRLEHNCDFISAMPTNLYGIGDNFHPQNSHVPAALLARFHDAKKTNLPDVTVWGTGTPTREFLFVDDLADACVFIAESYSDHAHVNVGTGKDISIGEFAGLIKETVGYKGELVFDTSKPDGMMRKVMNVDKLTEIGWSAKTELRQGLEIYYQWFCDNIDHLRAV; encoded by the coding sequence ATGTTTTCACTTAAAAATAAAAAAGTCTGGATTGCTGGTCACAAAGGCATGGTTGGTTCTGCCCTTGTCAGGCGCCTTGAGAAAGAAGAGTGCGACATACTCACTGTTGAACGCAGTGAAGTAGATTTAACCAATCAGGCTCAAGTCTATAGCTGGATGGAAAAAAACAAACCGGATTTAGTCTTTCTTGCGGCTGCAAAAGTTGGCGGGATCCATGCAAACAGCACGTATCCGGCTTCATTTATTTATGAAAACCTGATGATTGAATGCAACATCATTCATAGTGCTTATCAAGTCGGTGTTGAAAAACTTGTCTTTCTTGGGTCTTCTTGCATTTATCCAACAAAAGCCCCACAGCCAATGGCAGAAAGTGCCTTACTTACCGGACCGTTTGAGCCAACAAACGAATGGTATGCCATGGCAAAAACAGCTGGTATTAAACTATGTCAAGCCTATCGCCTTGAACATAATTGTGATTTCATCTCTGCCATGCCAACAAACCTCTATGGCATTGGCGATAATTTCCATCCACAAAACAGTCACGTACCTGCTGCGCTGCTGGCTCGCTTTCATGATGCCAAGAAGACGAACTTACCGGATGTAACCGTTTGGGGTACAGGAACGCCAACGCGTGAGTTTCTCTTTGTCGATGATCTCGCAGATGCCTGTGTTTTTATAGCTGAAAGTTACTCAGACCACGCCCATGTCAATGTCGGCACGGGCAAAGATATCTCCATTGGCGAGTTTGCAGGGTTAATTAAAGAGACCGTGGGTTATAAAGGCGAGCTTGTTTTTGATACATCAAAGCCCGATGGTATGATGCGCAAAGTCATGAATGTCGATAAATTGACAGAAATTGGCTGGAGCGCAAAAACAGAGCTACGCCAAGGCTTGGAAATATATTATCAATGGTTCTGCGATAATATTGACCATCTGCGCGCTGTATAA